Proteins encoded by one window of Chroococcidiopsis sp. TS-821:
- a CDS encoding cob(I)yrinic acid a,c-diamide adenosyltransferase, whose protein sequence is MTRNGIGIRTAQLRPHRVVGQIHVYDGAGKGKSQAALGVVLRSIGLGINSRSAARVLLLRFLKGPGRAYDEDGAIEALQQGFPHLIDQVRTGRAEFFGPDEIMRFDRQEARRGWDVAKGAIASGLYSVVVLDELNPVLDLGLLPVDEVVQTLKSKPEEVEIIATGRGAPQQLLDIADLHSEMKPHHHATAAAQGISGIEIYTGAGKGKSTSALGKALQAIGKGISQDKSHRVLIMQWLKGGSGYTEDAAIAALQQSYPALVDHQRCGRDAIVWRGQQQELDYVEAERGWEIARTAIASGLYKTIILDELNPTVDLELLPVEPIVQALVRKPRDTEVIITGRCHNPPAYFDLASIHSEVFCHKHYANQGVELKQGVDF, encoded by the coding sequence ATGACAAGAAACGGCATTGGTATTCGCACAGCGCAACTACGTCCTCACAGGGTTGTAGGGCAAATTCACGTTTACGACGGTGCCGGAAAAGGTAAATCCCAAGCGGCTTTAGGCGTCGTTTTACGCTCGATTGGATTAGGTATTAATAGCCGTAGCGCTGCTCGTGTTTTACTGCTACGCTTTCTCAAAGGACCAGGACGCGCCTATGATGAAGATGGAGCTATCGAAGCTTTGCAACAGGGTTTTCCGCATTTAATTGACCAAGTACGTACAGGAAGAGCCGAGTTTTTTGGTCCTGATGAAATTATGCGGTTTGACCGTCAAGAAGCGCGACGCGGTTGGGATGTTGCCAAAGGCGCGATCGCTTCAGGTTTGTACTCTGTGGTTGTGTTAGATGAACTCAACCCAGTTCTTGACTTAGGATTACTCCCAGTCGATGAAGTTGTGCAAACACTCAAATCAAAACCTGAGGAAGTGGAAATCATTGCTACAGGTAGAGGCGCACCGCAACAACTTCTTGATATCGCCGATTTGCACTCGGAAATGAAACCGCATCACCACGCAACAGCCGCCGCTCAAGGAATTTCCGGAATTGAAATTTATACAGGCGCTGGGAAAGGAAAATCAACAAGTGCATTAGGTAAAGCATTGCAAGCAATCGGTAAAGGAATTAGTCAAGATAAATCCCACCGCGTTTTGATTATGCAATGGCTCAAAGGTGGAAGTGGCTATACCGAAGATGCCGCGATCGCCGCTTTACAACAATCCTACCCTGCATTAGTCGATCATCAACGTTGCGGGCGCGATGCCATTGTGTGGCGCGGTCAACAGCAAGAATTAGACTATGTAGAAGCTGAGCGCGGTTGGGAAATTGCCCGTACAGCGATCGCTTCGGGTTTGTATAAAACGATCATCCTCGACGAACTAAATCCTACAGTCGATCTAGAACTGTTACCTGTCGAGCCGATTGTTCAAGCGCTAGTGCGTAAACCCCGCGATACCGAAGTTATCATCACAGGTCGCTGTCACAATCCACCAGCTTATTTCGACTTAGCGAGTATCCACTCAGAAGTTTTTTGTCACAAGCACTACGCAAACCAAGGAGTCGAACTCAAACAAGGTGTCGATTTTTAG
- a CDS encoding ABC transporter permease: MSFGRILVIATNVFREVVRDRILYIVGLYALMLAVAIWLLPQLAATTEDKIFLDLGLGAMSILGLIVAIFIGTGLINKEIEKRTVLVLIAKPISRGEFIAGKHLGLSAVLGVLIAAMTAIYLAFLHLGSIPYPLGSIVLAALFLFLQLSLITAVAIAFGVFTSSVLATLLSFGVYLMGNFTQDLVTLGRLSESVNIQRITQGLYLFLPDLSRLDLKNLAVYGADVLPNPLTLIANAGYGVLYTGLLLAIAILIFSRRQF; this comes from the coding sequence ATGAGTTTCGGTCGCATCTTGGTGATAGCAACAAATGTATTTCGCGAAGTGGTACGCGATCGCATTCTTTATATCGTTGGTTTATATGCCTTAATGTTGGCGGTGGCAATTTGGTTATTACCGCAACTCGCTGCGACAACAGAAGATAAGATTTTCTTGGATCTTGGTTTAGGCGCGATGAGTATACTCGGCTTAATCGTTGCCATCTTTATTGGTACAGGCTTAATCAATAAAGAAATTGAGAAACGAACTGTATTAGTTTTAATTGCTAAACCGATTAGTCGTGGCGAATTTATTGCAGGTAAGCACTTGGGCTTGTCTGCAGTTTTGGGCGTGTTGATTGCGGCGATGACTGCAATTTATCTTGCATTTTTGCACTTAGGCAGTATTCCGTATCCGTTGGGTAGTATCGTTCTGGCGGCGCTGTTTTTATTTTTGCAGTTGTCACTAATTACGGCAGTGGCGATCGCCTTTGGCGTATTTACAAGTTCAGTTCTCGCAACACTCTTGAGCTTTGGCGTTTATTTGATGGGTAACTTTACTCAAGATTTAGTGACGTTAGGTCGTCTCAGCGAAAGTGTCAATATTCAGCGCATAACTCAAGGGTTATATCTATTTTTACCCGATCTATCGCGTTTAGATTTGAAAAATTTAGCCGTTTACGGCGCTGATGTTTTACCAAATCCACTGACACTCATCGCGAATGCAGGTTATGGGGTGTTGTATACAGGGTTATTATTAGCGAT